A region of Sulfuricella denitrificans skB26 DNA encodes the following proteins:
- the rseP gene encoding RIP metalloprotease RseP, with protein sequence MSLLFTLAAFAVTLGILIVVHEYGHYIVARWCGVRVLRFSVGFGKPMITKKFASAGTEWVLAAFPLGGYVKMLDEREGPIEPVDMPFAFNSQSIYRRSAIVLAGPVANLLLAVLLYWFLFIYGVPGIKPVLGEVPLATPAAAATFHRGDTITQVGSEPTATWQDVNWILLQHAVQKAIVEIETRNERGEIATHQLDLSGLSSDELDKDFMGKLGLMRFQPDLPAKIGRILPDGVAAKAGLRVGDEILSVNQSPLDRWDELVQWVRQNPGLPLTLDIKRGGESFQVRATPDSVKENGNSPVGKIGASPMVDPALFAKLVTEVRYPVGRAFVQALRKTWDTSLFSLKMLGKMVTGQVSWKNISGPITIADYAGQSARFGWVPYISFLALISISLGVLNLLPIPLLDGGHLMYYMVEMIKGSPVSEKTMEIGQQIGIAVLLTLMLFAFYNDINRLVVG encoded by the coding sequence ATGAGCCTGTTGTTTACCCTTGCGGCATTTGCCGTGACACTCGGGATTCTGATCGTCGTTCACGAATACGGCCATTACATCGTGGCACGCTGGTGTGGTGTCAGAGTGTTGCGTTTTTCTGTAGGCTTCGGTAAGCCGATGATAACCAAAAAATTTGCATCGGCCGGTACAGAATGGGTGTTGGCCGCTTTTCCGCTGGGCGGCTACGTCAAGATGCTGGACGAGCGGGAAGGGCCGATTGAGCCTGTCGACATGCCCTTTGCCTTCAATAGCCAATCCATTTACCGCCGCAGCGCTATCGTGCTGGCCGGGCCGGTAGCGAACCTTCTTCTTGCCGTGCTGTTGTACTGGTTCCTTTTCATTTACGGTGTGCCTGGTATCAAGCCGGTTCTGGGTGAGGTGCCGTTGGCCACTCCCGCTGCAGCTGCGACCTTTCATCGCGGCGATACTATTACCCAGGTCGGCAGCGAGCCGACTGCGACCTGGCAGGATGTGAACTGGATATTGCTGCAGCACGCTGTCCAGAAAGCCATTGTGGAAATTGAAACTCGCAACGAGCGTGGAGAAATCGCTACGCATCAGCTTGACTTGAGCGGCCTTTCATCCGACGAGTTGGACAAGGATTTCATGGGCAAGCTCGGGTTAATGCGCTTTCAGCCCGACTTGCCGGCCAAAATCGGCAGGATTCTGCCGGACGGGGTTGCGGCCAAGGCAGGGCTGAGGGTCGGGGATGAAATACTCTCCGTGAATCAGTCTCCGCTTGATCGCTGGGATGAGCTTGTGCAATGGGTCAGGCAGAATCCTGGTCTGCCCCTGACGCTGGACATAAAAAGAGGCGGCGAGTCTTTCCAGGTAAGAGCGACTCCCGATTCTGTAAAGGAAAATGGGAATTCCCCCGTAGGCAAGATCGGTGCGTCGCCGATGGTGGATCCAGCCTTGTTCGCAAAACTGGTTACGGAAGTGCGTTATCCTGTCGGCAGGGCATTTGTTCAGGCGCTGCGGAAAACCTGGGATACCTCATTGTTCAGTCTGAAAATGCTGGGCAAGATGGTCACTGGCCAGGTTTCCTGGAAAAATATCAGCGGCCCGATTACCATCGCCGATTATGCCGGTCAATCCGCACGCTTCGGCTGGGTTCCGTATATCAGCTTTCTGGCACTGATCAGCATCAGCCTCGGAGTGCTCAATTTATTGCCCATCCCCTTATTGGATGGGGGGCATTTGATGTATTATATGGTCGAAATGATCAAGGGGAGCCCGGTTTCCGAGAAGACCATGGAAATCGGGCAGCAGATTGGCATTGCGGTCCTGCTGACATTAATGCTTTTCGCTTTCTATAACGATATTAACCGTCTGGTTGTTGGCTAA
- the ispC gene encoding 1-deoxy-D-xylulose-5-phosphate reductoisomerase — MPKIQNITVLGSTGTIGMNTLDVVARHAELFRVVALTANRQVDRLFEQCRQFQPDYAVMLDPDCAEVLHGKIKLAGLDVEVLSGIEALERVASLPQVDSVMAAIVGSAGLRPSLAAAKAGKRILLANKETLVMSGSVFMDAVRQHKATLLPIDSEHNAIFQSLPRDFSGDLDGSGVKRILLTASGGPFRTVPLSDLDNVTPQQACAHPNWVMGRKISVDSATMMNKGLEVIEAHWLFNADADKIQVVIHPQSVIHSMVEYIDGSVLAQLGNPDMRTPIAYALGFPERIDAGVSSLDLFKIARLDFEAPDMVRFPCLDLAYQALRQGGTTPATLNAANEVAVDAFLDERVPFKLIPAMIESVLQKNSSKPVVALEDVIDADAVARESALEWMRVMGYA; from the coding sequence ATGCCAAAAATTCAAAATATTACTGTGCTCGGTTCGACCGGGACAATCGGCATGAATACCCTGGATGTCGTTGCGCGCCATGCCGAGCTTTTCCGGGTGGTTGCGCTGACCGCGAATCGCCAGGTCGACCGCCTGTTTGAGCAATGCCGGCAATTTCAGCCCGATTATGCAGTCATGCTGGATCCGGATTGCGCAGAAGTGCTGCATGGCAAGATCAAACTGGCTGGCCTTGATGTTGAGGTGCTTAGCGGTATCGAGGCGCTGGAGAGGGTGGCATCCCTACCCCAGGTTGATAGCGTGATGGCGGCGATTGTCGGTAGTGCCGGATTGCGCCCTTCGCTGGCTGCGGCCAAGGCAGGCAAGCGTATTCTGCTTGCCAACAAGGAAACGCTGGTGATGTCGGGTAGCGTGTTCATGGATGCGGTCAGGCAGCACAAAGCCACGCTGTTGCCGATCGACAGTGAGCATAATGCGATTTTCCAGTCTCTGCCACGAGATTTTTCGGGTGATCTGGATGGTTCTGGGGTCAAGCGTATCCTGCTCACCGCGTCGGGCGGGCCTTTCCGTACCGTGCCGTTGAGCGACTTGGATAATGTAACGCCTCAGCAGGCTTGCGCCCATCCGAACTGGGTCATGGGGCGGAAAATCTCCGTTGATTCGGCAACCATGATGAACAAGGGCCTGGAAGTCATTGAGGCGCACTGGCTGTTTAACGCAGACGCGGACAAAATCCAGGTGGTGATTCATCCCCAGAGTGTGATTCATTCCATGGTGGAGTATATTGATGGCTCGGTGCTGGCGCAGCTAGGCAACCCTGACATGCGCACGCCGATTGCGTATGCGCTGGGTTTTCCAGAACGGATCGATGCAGGGGTCTCCTCGCTGGATCTGTTCAAGATCGCGCGTCTAGATTTCGAGGCGCCAGACATGGTGCGTTTTCCCTGTCTGGATCTGGCCTACCAGGCTTTGCGTCAGGGAGGCACCACTCCTGCTACATTGAATGCGGCGAACGAAGTGGCGGTAGATGCGTTTCTCGATGAACGCGTTCCCTTCAAACTGATCCCTGCCATGATCGAAAGCGTGCTACAAAAAAATAGTTCCAAACCGGTCGTGGCACTGGAAGATGTGATCGATGCAGATGCCGTGGCGCGTGAATCGGCACTCGAGTGGATGCGCGTGATGGGATACGCATGA